One part of the Gemmatimonadota bacterium genome encodes these proteins:
- a CDS encoding GWxTD domain-containing protein produces the protein MIALLSALLLAPPADTTAQLHVYRYWRAPDITNVVCFVSVPLAELTYAEDAEERSRVARYEIGLTILDASGNVLVQEDWGNRVRVGMGEVPSSSQAVENMSFDLKPGEYRLAVEVRDSVSGQSTRLEEVIDATGERPLIGDLLLAHSIDRVPEGGEAPAGSLLRHGLAIAPNLTGTLPADGALVQVYTEVYPPQTAEGEDVADVQILLAAEETPDLQQEAPPVQKRYPPGGGLELVRVPVEGLAPGPYRVGVRVAFPDTAVTAYQRFELSAPRVAAVGPARTDLFPSHSEAQLDSLYLKVDYIATPRERRMFKGLSAEGKRRFMEEFWSRRDPIAGDPNEAYQEYMDRVEYANREFDFAGNPGEGWATARGRVWVMQGAPFERFTRPTTGPVGEGLRVRTGERMYEVWRYAGSRNDVFVFYDQTGWGNFHQVYATHPEEFTETGWQRYFDQQTIELILSMGSGRNR, from the coding sequence ATGATTGCATTGCTGTCGGCGCTGCTGCTGGCGCCGCCCGCCGACACCACGGCTCAACTCCACGTCTATCGCTACTGGCGGGCGCCGGACATCACCAACGTGGTTTGTTTCGTTTCCGTGCCGCTCGCCGAACTGACGTACGCTGAAGACGCGGAGGAACGCAGCCGCGTGGCCCGTTACGAGATCGGACTGACCATCCTGGACGCCAGTGGCAACGTCCTGGTTCAGGAGGACTGGGGTAATCGCGTCCGCGTGGGCATGGGCGAGGTCCCCTCCAGCTCTCAGGCGGTCGAGAACATGAGCTTCGATCTGAAGCCGGGAGAGTACCGCCTGGCGGTCGAGGTGCGAGACTCGGTCTCGGGCCAATCGACGCGCCTCGAGGAGGTGATAGACGCGACGGGGGAGCGGCCGCTGATCGGCGACCTCTTGCTGGCCCACTCGATCGATCGGGTTCCGGAAGGCGGGGAGGCGCCCGCCGGGTCGCTACTGAGGCACGGGCTCGCGATCGCGCCGAACCTGACCGGGACGCTGCCGGCGGACGGCGCGTTGGTGCAGGTGTACACGGAGGTCTACCCGCCCCAGACGGCCGAGGGCGAGGACGTGGCCGACGTGCAGATCCTGCTCGCGGCGGAGGAGACGCCCGACCTCCAGCAGGAGGCGCCGCCCGTGCAGAAGCGCTACCCGCCCGGAGGTGGCCTGGAGCTGGTGCGGGTGCCGGTCGAGGGACTCGCGCCGGGTCCGTATCGGGTCGGCGTGCGGGTGGCCTTCCCGGACACCGCCGTCACCGCGTACCAGCGGTTTGAGCTGAGCGCGCCGCGGGTGGCGGCGGTCGGGCCGGCGAGGACCGACTTGTTCCCGAGCCACTCCGAAGCCCAGCTCGACTCGCTCTACCTCAAGGTCGACTACATCGCCACGCCCAGGGAGCGGCGCATGTTCAAGGGTCTCTCCGCGGAGGGCAAGCGGCGCTTCATGGAGGAATTCTGGAGCCGGCGCGACCCGATCGCGGGGGACCCCAACGAGGCGTACCAGGAGTACATGGACCGCGTCGAGTACGCCAACCGCGAGTTCGACTTCGCGGGCAATCCGGGCGAGGGCTGGGCGACGGCTCGTGGTCGCGTGTGGGTCATGCAGGGCGCGCCTTTCGAGCGGTTTACGCGGCCCACGACGGGCCCAGTTGGAGAGGGCCTTCGGGTGCGCACCGGAGAGCGGATGTACGAAGTGTGGCGGTACGCCGGGAGCAGGAACGACGTGTTCGTTTTCTACGACCAGACCGGCTGGGGCAACTTCCACCAGGTCTATGCCACGCATCCGGAGGAGTTCACCGAGACTGGCTGGCAGCGCTACTTCGACCAGCAGACGATCGAGTTGATCCTCAGCATGGGGTCCGGCCGCAACCGCTAG
- a CDS encoding twin-arginine translocation signal domain-containing protein, whose product MNQPPDPGAETGMNRRGFLRATAGGGAAIALAGALPPGTLEAYPAAQQDGTRLRALSAKQYAVARAAAEALLVDVPVEPALVARAVDADLAAVGDPIRADMRTVLTLLEHLTPLSGHLRRFTSLNLEDRRAYLLDWARSRLNLRRAAFQATRGFLFFNTYLREETWAVTGFEGPWPERFSFPVPPVDFGEIA is encoded by the coding sequence ATGAATCAGCCACCCGACCCGGGCGCCGAGACGGGCATGAACCGGCGTGGTTTCCTGCGCGCCACCGCCGGCGGTGGCGCCGCCATCGCGCTCGCCGGAGCGCTGCCCCCGGGCACGCTGGAGGCGTACCCCGCGGCGCAGCAAGATGGGACGCGGCTGCGGGCGCTCTCGGCCAAGCAGTACGCCGTGGCGCGGGCGGCGGCGGAGGCTCTCCTGGTGGACGTCCCGGTCGAGCCGGCGCTGGTCGCGCGCGCGGTCGACGCGGACCTGGCCGCGGTCGGCGACCCGATCCGGGCCGACATGCGGACGGTCCTCACTCTGCTGGAACACCTCACGCCGCTGAGCGGCCACCTGCGTCGTTTCACGTCGCTGAACCTGGAGGATCGCCGCGCCTACTTGCTCGATTGGGCGCGGAGCCGCCTCAACCTGCGCCGGGCGGCGTTCCAGGCCACGCGCGGCTTCCTCTTCTTCAATACCTATCTGCGCGAGGAGACCTGGGCCGTCACGGGCTTCGAGGGTCCGTGGCCCGAGCGCTTCTCCTTCCCGGTACCGCCGGTGGACTTCGGAGAGATCGCGTGA
- a CDS encoding aminotransferase class I/II-fold pyridoxal phosphate-dependent enzyme, giving the protein MTPSTPPSTSADAALSKSSSAPISGALHDYTSAPFGGLFSRFTADDLIQEGSLLDCPGARRWFERFEVGLVDDIYTFQLPLDRMAGPDSAALGEPIVMFSTYSYLGLIGHPRVQVAVKEAVDRYGTSTGGVRLLTGTLALHLELERELADFLGQEAAAVYPSGYDANVASITSLFASEDIALLDQYAHASIVEGVRTAGAELRRFRHNDMGDLERRLRQARNRGYKRILIAVDGVFSMDGDQAPIAELIRLKREYGAFLLVDEAHSLGAVGETGRGVCEAQGVDPRGVDIHTGSLSKGVPSSGGFAAGSELLKIYLQHGSNPYIFSAALTPANSAACLEAIRVLLEEPEHMERLRENTRLLDEGLQRLGLNPGTAESPVIPIMLGPDRRAFLWSKWLLEDHGVFTSSVVFPAVSPGQARLRICATAAHRPEHFERLFAGLEACLKREEAEAGEAEAG; this is encoded by the coding sequence GTGACGCCCTCGACACCGCCCTCGACAAGCGCGGACGCGGCTCTATCAAAGTCGTCTTCCGCCCCAATTAGTGGAGCGCTCCACGACTATACGAGCGCTCCGTTTGGCGGGCTGTTTTCGCGCTTTACCGCCGACGACCTGATCCAGGAAGGCTCGCTGCTGGACTGCCCCGGCGCGCGCCGCTGGTTCGAGCGCTTCGAGGTCGGGCTGGTCGATGACATCTACACGTTCCAGTTGCCGCTGGATCGCATGGCGGGGCCCGACTCGGCCGCGCTCGGCGAGCCGATCGTGATGTTCTCCACGTACAGCTACCTGGGGCTCATCGGGCACCCCAGGGTGCAGGTGGCCGTCAAGGAAGCGGTCGACCGGTACGGCACCTCCACCGGCGGAGTCCGGCTCCTGACGGGCACGCTGGCTCTCCACCTGGAGCTGGAGCGAGAACTCGCCGACTTCCTGGGCCAGGAGGCGGCGGCGGTCTACCCGTCGGGCTACGACGCCAACGTGGCCTCCATTACCTCTCTCTTCGCGTCGGAAGACATCGCGCTGCTCGACCAGTACGCGCACGCCAGCATCGTGGAGGGAGTGCGCACCGCCGGCGCGGAGTTGCGCCGCTTCCGCCACAACGACATGGGGGACCTGGAGCGGCGACTCCGGCAGGCCCGCAACCGGGGCTACAAGCGCATTCTGATCGCGGTGGACGGGGTGTTCAGCATGGACGGCGACCAGGCACCCATAGCGGAGCTCATCCGGCTGAAGCGGGAGTACGGCGCGTTCCTGCTGGTGGACGAGGCGCACAGCCTGGGCGCCGTGGGCGAGACCGGGCGGGGCGTGTGCGAGGCGCAGGGAGTGGACCCGCGCGGCGTGGACATCCACACCGGCTCGCTCTCCAAGGGCGTGCCGTCCTCGGGCGGTTTCGCGGCGGGGAGCGAGTTGCTCAAGATCTACCTACAGCACGGTTCCAACCCCTACATCTTCTCGGCCGCGCTCACGCCGGCCAATTCCGCGGCGTGCCTCGAGGCCATCCGCGTGCTGCTCGAAGAGCCCGAGCACATGGAGCGCCTGCGCGAGAACACCCGCCTCCTGGACGAGGGGCTCCAGCGTCTGGGCCTGAACCCGGGGACCGCCGAATCGCCGGTCATCCCGATCATGCTGGGCCCGGATCGGCGCGCCTTCCTGTGGTCCAAGTGGCTGCTGGAAGACCACGGCGTGTTCACCTCCTCGGTGGTCTTCCCCGCCGTATCGCCGGGCCAGGCCCGTTTGCGAATATGCGCAACAGCGGCGCACCGGCCCGAGCACTTCGAGAGGCTGTTCGCGGGCCTGGAGGCCTGCCTGAAGCGGGAAGAGGCGGAAGCGGGCGAGGCCGAGGCCGGGTAG
- the ilvA gene encoding threonine ammonia-lyase — MVDLEDIRAAREVVYGALGRTPLLRSTTLGERAGVDAYLKAENLQRTGSFKTRGATVRVSHLNAAERARGLVAVSAGNHAQAVAYAASAAGVRATVVMPETAPRAKVEASRGYGAEVVLHGTVYDAFDKADELSRERGLVYVHPFDDPHIIAGQGSVGLEILEDLPDVDAIVVCVGGGGLIAGIATAVKSLRPGTRVIGVEPTGAACVAAGLRQGSAHFLDAVTTIADGLATPTSGDLVLEHLRAYVDDMVLVDDEEIVEGMRFLLQRAKLLAEPAGAAAVAAVLAGKVDLPPGGRVAVTVSGGNIDLGRLSQYLEHGPPDA; from the coding sequence GTGGTCGACCTGGAGGACATCAGAGCCGCTCGCGAGGTGGTCTACGGAGCGCTCGGCCGCACGCCGCTTCTTCGCTCGACCACGCTGGGTGAGCGCGCCGGGGTAGATGCCTACCTGAAGGCGGAGAACCTGCAGCGCACCGGATCCTTCAAGACCCGCGGCGCCACGGTGCGCGTCTCCCACCTGAACGCCGCCGAGCGCGCGCGGGGCCTGGTCGCGGTTTCGGCGGGGAACCATGCGCAAGCCGTCGCCTACGCCGCCAGCGCCGCCGGCGTTCGAGCCACGGTCGTCATGCCCGAAACCGCGCCGCGCGCCAAGGTGGAAGCGAGCCGCGGCTACGGCGCGGAAGTGGTGCTCCACGGCACCGTTTACGACGCCTTCGACAAGGCCGACGAGCTGAGCCGTGAACGCGGCCTCGTCTACGTCCACCCCTTCGACGATCCGCACATCATCGCCGGCCAGGGGTCGGTGGGGCTGGAGATTCTGGAGGACCTGCCGGACGTCGACGCCATCGTGGTGTGCGTCGGCGGCGGCGGCCTCATTGCGGGCATCGCGACCGCCGTGAAGTCTCTGCGCCCCGGAACGCGCGTGATCGGGGTCGAGCCCACGGGCGCCGCGTGCGTGGCCGCCGGCCTGCGCCAGGGCAGCGCCCACTTCCTCGATGCCGTCACCACCATAGCCGACGGGCTCGCCACGCCGACGAGCGGAGACCTCGTGCTCGAGCACCTGCGGGCGTACGTGGACGACATGGTGCTGGTCGACGACGAAGAAATCGTGGAAGGGATGCGCTTCCTGCTTCAGCGGGCGAAGCTGCTCGCGGAGCCCGCGGGCGCCGCCGCGGTCGCGGCGGTGCTCGCCGGCAAGGTCGACCTGCCCCCGGGTGGCAGGGTGGCGGTCACGGTGAGCGGCGGCAACATCGATCTGGGCAGGCTCAGCCAGTACCTCGAGCACGGGCCGCCGGACGCCTAG
- a CDS encoding PorV/PorQ family protein, translated as MHRGKFLTSAFTVATLLALTGGEVVGQDSADPNASIDQIAFGTRAGEFLLVPVGARAAAMGQAASAFADDATSLYWNPANAGFASDKVNAHFSFYDYVLDTSYSWGGVTFPLSGGDWVIGFQVGGFSFEDGLETTVAQPEGTGSTFSNSMFVGGLTAAFNVTDRFSFGATGKFVQESLADTDGSTLAVDLGTNFHTTVSDRMLRASFAILNLGGEIEQSGSDLEITVQNPDPNEPNRQDRAELRTQPFPLPVMFKVGLAYDAVSTASNRLMLSGEFWQPQQNNTSAAFGAEYTIMPEGVPGFSAALRGGYTYEPDRSFDETTVGTSLSLDDDGADGLAGGGGISWRPSDPESFGFSLDYAYRHLGLLEGTNMFSVSINF; from the coding sequence ATGCATAGAGGAAAGTTTCTGACTTCGGCGTTTACGGTGGCCACCCTCCTCGCCCTCACGGGCGGGGAGGTGGTGGGCCAGGACAGCGCCGATCCCAATGCGAGCATCGACCAGATCGCGTTCGGAACGCGCGCGGGCGAGTTCCTGCTCGTGCCGGTCGGTGCTCGCGCCGCGGCCATGGGTCAGGCGGCCTCGGCGTTCGCGGATGACGCGACGTCGCTGTACTGGAATCCGGCCAACGCCGGGTTCGCGTCCGACAAGGTCAACGCGCATTTCTCGTTCTACGACTACGTGCTCGACACTAGCTATTCGTGGGGCGGCGTGACCTTCCCCTTGAGCGGGGGAGACTGGGTCATCGGCTTCCAGGTCGGCGGCTTCAGCTTCGAGGATGGCCTCGAGACCACCGTCGCTCAGCCCGAAGGCACCGGCTCCACGTTCTCGAACAGCATGTTCGTGGGCGGGCTGACGGCGGCCTTCAACGTGACCGATCGCTTCTCGTTCGGCGCCACCGGGAAGTTCGTCCAGGAGAGCCTGGCGGACACCGATGGCTCCACGTTGGCGGTGGATCTGGGCACGAACTTCCACACCACGGTTTCGGACCGGATGCTGAGGGCCAGCTTCGCGATCCTGAATCTGGGTGGGGAGATCGAACAGTCCGGCTCGGACCTGGAAATCACCGTCCAGAACCCGGACCCGAACGAGCCCAACCGGCAGGACCGCGCCGAGTTGCGGACGCAGCCTTTCCCCCTGCCTGTCATGTTCAAGGTGGGCCTGGCATACGACGCCGTGTCGACTGCCTCGAACCGGCTGATGCTGTCCGGTGAGTTCTGGCAGCCGCAGCAGAACAACACGTCGGCGGCGTTCGGCGCCGAGTACACGATCATGCCGGAAGGCGTGCCGGGCTTCTCGGCGGCGCTGCGCGGCGGATACACGTACGAGCCCGATCGCAGCTTCGACGAGACCACGGTCGGCACCTCGCTGTCACTCGACGACGACGGCGCCGACGGACTCGCTGGGGGAGGTGGAATCTCCTGGCGGCCGTCCGATCCCGAGTCGTTCGGCTTTTCGCTGGACTACGCTTACCGGCACCTCGGGCTGCTCGAGGGAACCAATATGTTCAGCGTGTCTATCAACTTCTGA
- a CDS encoding alcohol dehydrogenase catalytic domain-containing protein: MRLQAIRFHYNPLRYIATRMVAKRRPSAAVGSLGCTRLDDVDPPALPGPGWVRVRTVVSGICGSDLSAVTAHDSFTLEPFGAFPFTFGHENVGTVAEVAGDVGDWRVGDRVVVNPMLACEQRGLDPCAACLRGERGLCRRTVEGDLGVGPMAGYNPVVGGGWAGSFVAHRSQLHEAGELDDRVAVLTDPFASALRPVLLHPPRTDDVALVIGAGTIGLLTIRALRLVGYGGTIAATARYDAQRRMAEAAGADVLLRGGDDALKWAASLPGARVFEPSMAPDFVEGGPSLVFDTVGSQRTVGEALTLTREGGRLVLVGGAAKVTADWTRVWYRQLTIAGVIAYGDAPFRGQRRDIYDIALELMREGGLNDLDLVTHEFGLEDYRDALDTALDKRGRGSIKVVFRPN, encoded by the coding sequence GTGCGCTTGCAGGCGATTCGCTTCCACTACAATCCCCTGCGGTACATCGCTACGCGGATGGTGGCCAAGCGCCGACCGTCCGCGGCCGTGGGGAGCCTGGGCTGTACCCGGCTGGATGACGTGGATCCCCCGGCGCTTCCGGGCCCGGGCTGGGTGCGCGTACGAACCGTCGTAAGCGGAATCTGCGGCAGCGACCTGTCGGCGGTCACCGCGCACGATTCGTTCACGCTGGAGCCCTTCGGCGCGTTCCCGTTCACCTTCGGGCACGAGAACGTCGGCACCGTCGCGGAGGTGGCGGGGGACGTGGGCGACTGGCGCGTCGGGGACCGCGTGGTCGTGAACCCGATGCTCGCGTGCGAGCAGCGCGGGCTCGACCCTTGCGCGGCCTGCCTGCGAGGCGAACGGGGGCTGTGCAGGCGCACGGTGGAAGGCGACCTGGGTGTGGGGCCCATGGCCGGCTACAATCCGGTCGTTGGAGGGGGCTGGGCGGGCTCGTTCGTGGCCCACCGATCGCAGCTCCATGAGGCCGGCGAGCTCGACGACCGCGTGGCGGTCTTGACCGATCCGTTCGCCTCGGCGCTGCGCCCGGTGTTGCTGCACCCGCCGCGTACGGACGACGTCGCGCTCGTGATCGGGGCCGGCACGATCGGCCTCCTGACGATCCGTGCGCTGCGGCTGGTCGGGTACGGGGGCACGATAGCCGCTACGGCTCGCTACGACGCGCAGCGGCGCATGGCTGAAGCCGCCGGCGCGGATGTGCTCCTGCGCGGCGGCGACGACGCGCTGAAGTGGGCCGCGAGCCTCCCCGGCGCGAGGGTGTTCGAGCCGAGCATGGCGCCCGACTTCGTGGAGGGCGGACCGTCGCTCGTGTTCGACACGGTGGGCAGCCAGCGCACCGTCGGCGAGGCGCTGACGCTCACGCGCGAGGGCGGACGCCTGGTGCTGGTGGGTGGCGCCGCCAAGGTGACCGCGGATTGGACGCGGGTGTGGTACCGGCAACTGACGATCGCGGGGGTCATCGCTTACGGCGACGCGCCCTTCCGCGGTCAGAGGAGAGACATATACGACATCGCCCTCGAGCTGATGCGCGAGGGAGGATTGAACGACCTGGACCTGGTCACGCACGAATTCGGCCTGGAGGACTACCGTGACGCCCTCGACACCGCCCTCGACAAGCGCGGACGCGGCTCTATCAAAGTCGTCTTCCGCCCCAATTAG
- a CDS encoding GMC family oxidoreductase N-terminal domain-containing protein, translating into MIIQGTHRTGEIRDRADVIVIGTGAGGGTLADFLSERGWDVVMLEKGGFFRAEDFSQRENEAMADFNGRRGLDSTVDNAYFLNYAECVGGCTVHYWGDSFRAPADRLDVWRGLGIDWMTVADLAPHFDAIEEDLGIHICEERLFNENNRLVRQGCEELGVEGGAVPTARVDCIGCGWTQYGCAYNRKSSQLITTIPRVSIRGGRVYSDARADRLIVEGGRVRGVEGALLSRDTDEPRGTFRVDADLVVVAGGAIGSAEFLLRNVQDPTVGKRLYMNPHYFVYGDFGREIDNVTGIPCAYEVSQFRELHTDATGGYQGGGYTMLCNHQSPGVTAATLSEIGAAHRERIGKYRQLGSLMSVIDETNPGRIWVDDDGHRRSWHRVRGVDVHKAVDYMRNAARILLAAGAREVWIPDVWGTVVRAEDEVERNIGIRSVMPNAQFAAGSHFLGTAPIGADPQDSFADPNGESHRLRGLYVADGAAVPGSVSKDPSLTIMAVARRIAEGMHEREGAKGA; encoded by the coding sequence GTGATCATCCAGGGCACCCACCGTACCGGTGAGATCCGCGACCGGGCCGATGTGATCGTGATCGGCACCGGAGCCGGCGGTGGCACGCTCGCGGACTTCCTGTCGGAGCGCGGGTGGGACGTGGTCATGCTGGAGAAGGGAGGGTTCTTCCGGGCCGAAGATTTCAGCCAGCGGGAGAACGAGGCGATGGCCGATTTCAACGGCCGCCGCGGGCTCGATTCCACCGTGGACAACGCCTACTTCCTGAACTACGCCGAATGCGTGGGCGGCTGTACGGTGCACTACTGGGGCGACTCGTTCCGCGCGCCGGCGGACCGCCTGGACGTGTGGAGGGGGCTCGGCATCGACTGGATGACGGTCGCGGACCTGGCGCCCCATTTCGACGCGATCGAGGAGGACCTCGGCATACACATCTGCGAGGAGCGCCTGTTCAACGAGAACAACCGTCTGGTGCGCCAGGGTTGCGAGGAACTGGGCGTAGAGGGTGGCGCGGTTCCCACCGCGCGGGTGGACTGCATCGGCTGCGGGTGGACGCAGTACGGCTGCGCCTACAACCGCAAGAGTTCGCAGCTCATCACCACGATCCCCCGGGTCTCCATCCGGGGCGGTCGCGTCTACAGCGACGCGCGCGCGGATCGGCTGATCGTCGAGGGCGGCCGGGTGCGGGGCGTGGAGGGTGCGCTGCTGAGTCGGGACACCGACGAGCCGCGCGGAACCTTCCGCGTGGACGCCGACCTGGTGGTGGTGGCGGGCGGGGCCATCGGGTCAGCCGAATTCCTGCTTCGCAACGTGCAGGATCCCACGGTGGGGAAGCGGCTCTACATGAACCCGCACTATTTCGTGTACGGCGACTTCGGGCGCGAGATCGACAACGTCACCGGTATCCCCTGTGCGTACGAAGTGAGCCAGTTCCGGGAGCTGCATACGGACGCTACGGGCGGCTATCAGGGCGGCGGCTATACGATGCTCTGCAACCACCAGTCGCCGGGGGTGACCGCGGCGACGCTGAGCGAGATCGGCGCGGCGCACCGCGAGCGGATCGGCAAGTATCGCCAGCTCGGCTCGTTGATGTCGGTCATCGACGAGACCAACCCCGGCCGCATCTGGGTGGACGACGACGGCCACCGGCGCAGCTGGCACCGCGTGCGCGGAGTCGACGTCCACAAGGCCGTGGACTACATGAGGAACGCCGCGCGCATCCTTTTGGCGGCCGGCGCGCGTGAGGTGTGGATACCAGATGTGTGGGGCACCGTGGTGCGCGCAGAGGACGAGGTCGAGCGGAATATCGGCATCCGGTCCGTCATGCCCAACGCCCAGTTCGCTGCTGGCAGCCACTTTCTGGGAACGGCGCCGATCGGCGCGGACCCCCAGGACTCCTTCGCGGACCCCAACGGCGAGTCGCATCGCCTGAGGGGCCTGTATGTGGCGGACGGAGCGGCGGTGCCGGGCAGCGTATCGAAGGATCCCTCGCTCACCATCATGGCGGTCGCCCGGCGCATAGCCGAGGGGATGCACGAGCGCGAGGGGGCCAAAGGGGCCTGA